Proteins encoded within one genomic window of Bacillus sp. 1NLA3E:
- the arcC gene encoding carbamate kinase: MEKLVIVAIGGNSLVRENGRDSINDQYEAVCETATHIADMVQEGYSVVVTHGNGPQVGFGLRRSEIANENVGMPEVPLVNCVADTQGGIGYQIQQALTNEFSKRRINKKVASVITQVEVSMDDPNFKNPSKPVGSFFSVEQAEEMKKEHPDWIFVEDSGRGYRRVVPSPKPIDIVEKDAIKSLIDAGFVVIAVGGGGVPVVKTDKNSYVGVDAVIDKDFATSLLAEQINAETLIITTGVSRVCINFGKPNQKELDKITIEETKNYILENHFAKGSMLPKIEASLNFLENNGKRVIITDPGSLKDALNGQAGTHIIGLTPCLQVAL, translated from the coding sequence TTGGAGAAACTAGTTATTGTCGCTATCGGAGGAAACTCGTTGGTAAGAGAAAATGGCCGCGATTCCATTAATGACCAATATGAAGCAGTATGTGAGACCGCAACACATATTGCCGATATGGTTCAAGAGGGTTATTCTGTTGTCGTTACGCATGGAAACGGCCCGCAGGTTGGCTTTGGACTTAGAAGGTCGGAGATAGCCAATGAAAATGTCGGTATGCCGGAAGTTCCGCTAGTGAATTGTGTAGCGGATACACAAGGTGGTATTGGATACCAAATTCAACAGGCGTTAACGAATGAATTTTCAAAAAGAAGAATCAATAAAAAAGTTGCTTCCGTCATTACACAGGTAGAGGTTAGTATGGATGACCCTAACTTTAAAAATCCATCCAAGCCTGTTGGGTCGTTCTTTTCGGTTGAGCAAGCTGAAGAGATGAAGAAGGAACATCCTGATTGGATTTTCGTAGAAGATTCCGGGCGCGGTTATCGAAGAGTTGTTCCATCACCGAAACCAATCGATATCGTTGAGAAAGATGCGATTAAATCATTGATTGATGCAGGATTCGTGGTTATTGCTGTTGGCGGCGGCGGAGTTCCGGTTGTTAAAACGGACAAAAATTCGTACGTCGGAGTCGATGCAGTTATTGATAAGGATTTCGCGACAAGCCTTTTAGCTGAGCAAATTAATGCAGAGACTTTAATCATAACAACAGGTGTTTCAAGAGTTTGTATCAACTTTGGTAAACCAAATCAAAAGGAACTTGATAAAATTACAATTGAGGAAACGAAGAATTATATCCTCGAAAACCACTTTGCTAAAGGCAGTATGTTACCTAAAATTGAGGCAAGTCTTAACTTTTTAGAAAATAACGGAAAGCGGGTCATTATTACCGACCCTGGAAGCCTAAAGGATGCGCTCAATGGACAAGCGGGAACTCATATTATTGGCTTAACACCTTGCTTGCAAGTAGCCTTATAA
- a CDS encoding PucR family transcriptional regulator, which produces MLTVKDLLQIKSIEGIQIVAGEKGINNKVSIVNIMENPDTFDWLTSNELLLSTGYIFKDSVDLQNRIIKELAEINCSGLCIKMKRYFDKIPQNMIDLANQYDFPLLELPFGYTLSQVISIINEKATGAYDLLNRKSLDMHKKLFRISLEGGGIDKISSELAKTINNPILFLDRDWNLLHYVDLEENKISLASYLNLEKNRSVFSKEFTDSIPENIKGFKKAIKRNYDANGFEIKCRILPVAVSDYIYGYLVVWQTVSDLTEFDYIVLEDASRIMALERIKAREIEEVKLKIRQDFFDDLLTGKITSNDNIQTLCDLHGLKSDYMHYCIVIDIEPDETRVDEDIIARKYKLENNAKKCVNLIYDLSRKSANGEVISFYRNNRIIILVGKKEFNPTSTKDEAKIFSNELYKSLTKEIPATTFLFGIGSQYKTISTLHKSFFEAHEAIRLMKQFNNNTVVSHFEDYSVYHFLGSNIKNPELEDFFIKSLGKIYDHDNLHGTGYLTTLESYFQNNHNLSETAKALFIHRNTLIYRIEKIREILNTDLKNSEELLQIQLALKVYRLLPTLHPDK; this is translated from the coding sequence ATGTTAACCGTAAAAGACTTACTCCAGATAAAATCCATTGAAGGAATACAGATTGTTGCGGGGGAAAAAGGAATTAATAACAAAGTTTCCATTGTTAACATTATGGAGAACCCCGACACATTTGACTGGCTTACATCCAACGAACTGCTCTTATCTACGGGATATATTTTTAAAGATAGTGTTGATCTCCAAAATCGGATTATTAAAGAGCTCGCAGAAATTAATTGTTCTGGTTTGTGTATCAAGATGAAACGATACTTTGATAAGATCCCTCAGAACATGATTGATCTTGCTAATCAATATGATTTCCCACTTTTAGAGCTTCCTTTTGGATACACATTATCACAGGTAATTTCCATCATTAACGAAAAGGCAACAGGAGCATATGATTTATTAAATAGAAAATCATTAGATATGCATAAAAAATTATTTAGAATATCGCTTGAAGGTGGCGGTATTGATAAAATTTCTTCTGAGCTGGCCAAGACGATAAATAATCCCATCCTCTTTCTGGACAGAGACTGGAATTTACTCCATTATGTCGACCTTGAGGAAAATAAAATATCCCTTGCCTCTTATCTTAATCTAGAGAAAAATAGGTCAGTCTTCTCAAAGGAATTTACCGATTCCATTCCTGAAAATATAAAGGGATTTAAAAAGGCTATCAAACGAAACTATGATGCAAACGGCTTTGAAATAAAATGCCGCATCCTCCCTGTTGCCGTTTCGGATTACATTTATGGATATTTAGTTGTTTGGCAAACGGTTAGTGATTTGACGGAATTTGATTATATTGTTTTAGAGGATGCCTCGAGGATAATGGCACTCGAAAGGATAAAAGCACGTGAAATAGAGGAAGTTAAATTAAAAATAAGACAGGACTTTTTTGATGACTTATTAACAGGGAAGATTACATCTAATGATAACATTCAAACCCTTTGTGACCTACATGGATTAAAGTCTGATTATATGCATTATTGCATTGTTATTGATATTGAACCTGATGAAACTAGAGTAGATGAAGACATAATTGCCAGAAAATATAAGTTGGAAAATAACGCAAAGAAATGCGTGAATTTAATTTATGACTTATCTCGTAAATCAGCGAATGGTGAAGTCATTTCCTTTTACAGGAATAATCGCATTATCATCCTGGTTGGCAAAAAAGAATTTAATCCTACAAGCACCAAGGACGAAGCAAAGATATTTTCAAATGAACTCTATAAAAGTCTTACTAAAGAGATACCAGCAACAACTTTTTTATTTGGAATAGGCAGTCAGTATAAAACAATCTCTACACTCCATAAGAGTTTTTTTGAAGCTCACGAGGCGATTAGGCTGATGAAGCAATTCAATAATAACACGGTAGTGTCTCATTTTGAAGATTATTCCGTCTACCACTTTTTAGGTTCAAATATTAAAAATCCAGAATTAGAAGACTTCTTTATTAAAAGTCTTGGAAAAATATATGACCACGATAATCTGCACGGTACAGGTTACCTCACTACTTTAGAAAGCTACTTTCAAAATAATCATAATTTGAGTGAAACAGCTAAAGCACTATTTATCCATCGAAATACGCTTATCTATCGTATTGAAAAGATTAGAGAAATCTTAAACACTGATTTAAAAAACTCTGAAGAACTGTTACAAATACAGTTAGCTTTAAAAGTCTACCGGCTATTACCTACCCTACATCCAGATAAATAG
- a CDS encoding alpha/beta hydrolase, with amino-acid sequence MKNTVIYKESACFTLTADFYETKQDYAPVIVYIHGGGLLWGSREEIPKEMVKLYTDNGFSLFSINYRLAPETKLPDILEDVEDALTWIESEGPKHFSIDPKRIAVVGSSAGGYLALCTGTFKNKPRAIVSFYGYGDITAKWATNPNKFYSQKVIVPKETAKKLVSNQIITEGTVDDRFLLYLYARQTGEWIQEISGINPLINKEQLLKLCPIYNITKDYPSTLLLHGTKDVDVPYEQSVFMRGALVKQGIEAKIITIPNGDHVFDKDFYNPVVQNALKQVIEFLQSHLSE; translated from the coding sequence ATGAAGAATACGGTTATTTATAAGGAAAGTGCATGTTTTACACTCACGGCCGATTTTTACGAGACTAAACAGGATTATGCTCCTGTTATTGTATATATTCACGGAGGTGGGCTTCTTTGGGGGTCAAGAGAAGAAATCCCGAAGGAAATGGTAAAGCTCTATACCGACAATGGATTTTCATTGTTTTCCATTAATTATCGGCTTGCTCCTGAAACGAAACTGCCAGACATCCTTGAAGACGTAGAAGATGCCCTTACCTGGATTGAATCTGAAGGGCCAAAACATTTTTCCATTGATCCTAAAAGGATAGCTGTTGTAGGGAGTTCTGCAGGTGGCTACCTCGCTCTTTGTACAGGAACCTTTAAAAATAAGCCGCGTGCCATTGTTTCCTTCTATGGGTACGGGGATATAACGGCAAAATGGGCGACAAATCCAAACAAATTTTACAGTCAAAAGGTCATAGTGCCTAAAGAAACCGCTAAGAAGTTGGTATCCAATCAGATTATTACAGAAGGAACGGTTGATGACCGTTTCCTACTCTACTTGTATGCGAGGCAAACAGGAGAGTGGATTCAGGAAATATCAGGAATTAATCCACTCATAAATAAAGAGCAGCTTCTTAAGTTATGCCCTATTTATAATATTACAAAGGATTATCCATCAACCCTACTCTTGCATGGCACAAAGGATGTGGATGTTCCGTACGAGCAATCTGTTTTTATGCGAGGAGCTTTAGTAAAACAAGGTATCGAGGCAAAGATAATAACGATTCCAAACGGAGACCACGTATTTGACAAAGACTTTTATAATCCAGTTGTTCAAAATGCCTTGAAACAGGTAATTGAATTTCTACAAAGTCATTTGTCTGAATAA
- a CDS encoding PTS glucitol/sorbitol transporter subunit IIA: MDFCINIDVVNSDGDIRVGQKLMIDNEKFDITPVGDLVQRNLTTLGHITVRFDGSTKPELPGTLYLEDKEIPSIDLGTVLKIVSE, from the coding sequence TTGGATTTTTGTATTAACATTGATGTTGTTAATTCAGATGGAGATATCCGAGTTGGACAGAAGCTAATGATCGATAATGAAAAATTTGATATCACTCCTGTCGGAGATCTCGTCCAACGAAATCTTACAACACTGGGCCACATCACCGTACGTTTTGATGGATCAACAAAACCAGAATTACCAGGCACTTTGTATTTAGAGGACAAAGAAATTCCTTCTATTGATTTAGGTACCGTACTAAAGATTGTCAGTGAATAA